In one window of Agrobacterium larrymoorei DNA:
- a CDS encoding DMT family transporter — MSADIYNPIRGISFKLTSVAFFLVMQTCIKAAGPDVPAGQISFFRSAFAIIPIVIYLMWLRSLRSAFHTENLFGHFKRGFLGILSMICGFYGLTLLPLPEFIAIGYASPLMAVVFAALMLGEKVRIYRCSAVLVGMIGVIIILWPKMTLLQQGGFAAAEGIGALAVLTGAILGGLAMVQVRQLVVTEKTATIVLYFSLTGALISAISMPFGWEWLSLKQAVLLISSGIAGGIAQILLTESYRHAEVSTIAPFEYSSILLGICVSYFLFGDVPTITMLIGTSIVICAGIFIIFREHQLGLQRKAARKASTPQG; from the coding sequence ATGAGTGCCGACATCTACAACCCCATCCGGGGAATAAGTTTCAAGCTGACATCCGTTGCCTTTTTTCTCGTGATGCAGACCTGCATCAAGGCTGCCGGACCAGATGTTCCAGCGGGACAGATCAGCTTTTTCCGTTCGGCCTTCGCCATCATCCCCATCGTTATTTACCTGATGTGGCTGCGCAGTCTTCGCAGTGCTTTTCACACCGAAAATCTGTTCGGCCATTTCAAACGCGGTTTTCTTGGCATTCTGTCCATGATCTGCGGTTTTTACGGGCTGACCTTGCTGCCGCTGCCGGAGTTCATTGCGATCGGCTATGCCTCGCCGCTGATGGCCGTGGTTTTTGCCGCGCTTATGCTGGGCGAGAAGGTGCGGATCTACCGCTGCTCGGCGGTGCTGGTGGGCATGATCGGCGTCATCATCATTCTCTGGCCCAAGATGACATTGTTGCAGCAGGGCGGTTTTGCCGCGGCTGAAGGCATCGGAGCACTGGCCGTGCTGACCGGGGCCATCCTGGGTGGCCTTGCCATGGTTCAGGTGCGCCAACTGGTCGTGACGGAAAAGACGGCGACCATCGTTCTGTATTTCTCGCTGACGGGCGCACTTATTTCCGCAATCAGCATGCCCTTCGGCTGGGAGTGGTTAAGCCTTAAGCAGGCAGTGCTTCTCATCTCATCGGGCATTGCGGGCGGCATCGCTCAAATCCTGCTGACGGAAAGTTACAGGCACGCGGAAGTGTCGACCATCGCGCCGTTCGAATACAGCTCCATCCTGCTCGGTATCTGCGTTTCCTATTTTCTCTTCGGTGATGTGCCGACGATTACGATGCTGATCGGCACCTCCATCGTCATTTGTGCGGGCATCTTTATCATCTTCCGGGAGCATCAGCTCGGCCTGCAGCGCAAGGCTGCAAGAAAAGCCTCGACACCTCAAGGCTAG
- a CDS encoding methyl-accepting chemotaxis protein — protein sequence MTSAAQAIQKGSLPPATPRTMRVVTDGMSNDLKRFSKDNSHIVKQIRLLAINALIEAARAGDAGKGFSVVANEVQRLAQIASDISSTFEHNVLSRIGLSRDMAEALVEEMEGVRLMDTAQTLVQLIVRNLFERTADVRWWATDTALWQALQQPNEANVAFASERLGVINRFYTVYIDLVMTDLRGNVIGSANPRFQRSLQGRSLKLEPWFIAASQCRSGDEYIVDQVKSSPLHDDRDVLVYATGIREDGKNDGPLVGTLGVYFDWQDQGRSIVEKEANLPPQVAQRTKVMLIDGDMRVIASNDPVLRFSRYPLQNQSGAMRGSYYDGAGSIVAFAKTLGYEDYDGLGWYGVIVQQTENEDIIRDLLGMKA from the coding sequence ATGACCAGCGCAGCACAGGCAATCCAGAAAGGGTCGCTTCCTCCGGCCACACCGCGCACCATGCGCGTGGTTACGGATGGAATGTCCAACGATCTCAAGCGGTTCAGCAAGGATAACAGCCACATCGTCAAGCAGATCAGGCTCCTGGCCATCAATGCCCTGATCGAGGCGGCCAGAGCGGGTGATGCAGGAAAAGGTTTCTCCGTCGTCGCCAACGAAGTGCAGCGGCTGGCGCAGATCGCGTCCGATATTTCTTCCACTTTCGAGCATAATGTGCTCAGCCGCATCGGTCTCAGCCGGGATATGGCTGAGGCGCTGGTGGAGGAGATGGAGGGTGTGCGCCTGATGGACACCGCTCAGACGCTGGTGCAACTCATCGTGCGCAACCTCTTCGAACGCACGGCCGATGTGCGCTGGTGGGCAACGGATACGGCTCTGTGGCAGGCCTTGCAGCAGCCGAATGAGGCGAATGTCGCCTTCGCGTCGGAGCGTCTCGGCGTCATCAACCGTTTCTACACGGTCTATATCGATCTGGTCATGACCGACCTTCGCGGCAACGTCATCGGCTCCGCCAATCCCCGCTTCCAGCGCAGTCTTCAGGGCCGCAGCCTGAAGCTGGAGCCCTGGTTTATCGCAGCCTCGCAATGCCGCAGCGGCGATGAATATATTGTCGATCAGGTGAAAAGCAGTCCTTTGCATGATGACCGGGACGTGCTGGTCTATGCCACCGGCATTCGTGAAGACGGCAAAAATGACGGCCCGCTGGTCGGCACCCTCGGCGTTTATTTCGACTGGCAGGATCAGGGTCGCTCCATCGTGGAGAAGGAAGCCAATCTTCCACCGCAAGTGGCGCAGCGAACCAAGGTCATGCTGATCGATGGAGACATGCGGGTCATCGCCAGCAACGATCCCGTTCTCCGTTTCTCGCGCTATCCTTTACAGAATCAATCCGGCGCCATGCGCGGCAGTTATTATGATGGCGCAGGCTCCATCGTCGCCTTCGCCAAGACGCTGGGATATGAGGATTATGACGGCCTAGGCTGGTATGGCGTGATCGTACAGCAGACGGAAAACGAAGATATTATTCGCGATCTTCTTGGGATGAAGGCGTAA